Within the Thalassoglobus sp. JC818 genome, the region TTCTCAACCCTATTTCACGCCTGACGATTGCGTCGCTGACTCAACTCCGCAGACCTCCTGGAAGACGATGGACGATTCCGATTACAGCGAACATTCCGAATGTAAACACGTCGATGAGAGCCATCACCCGCGCAGATCGCAACAAGTCACGGCGGAGCACCATCTACAAATCGCAGTGAATACAGCTCTGAGTGTCCTCGCAGCCCACTGAACTCGGGTAGAAGAGCTTAGTAGACATCTCGACAGTATCGCTTTTCTTTAGCAAGTCCTGAGAGAAATGCCGCTGCATCCGCTTCACTCAGCCCACCATGCTCGCAGGCGATTTCCCTCAGAGTTCGATCGACGTCCACAGCCATTCTCTTCGCATCGCCGCAGACAAAGAAGTACGCCCCAGAATCGAGCCATTGCCAGAGTTCGGCTCCACGCTCACGCATACGGTCTTGAACGTAAACTTTCTCTTGCTGATCTCGACTGAAAGCGACATCGAGTTGTCCCAACAATCCGCTGCCACGCAGACTCTCGAGTTCATCGCGATAGAGGAAATCGCACGACTCTTTCTGGTCTCCGAAGAACAACCAGTTCTCGCCAGCAGCCTTTCGAGCTTGCCGCTCCTGCAGAAATGCGCGGAAGGGAGCGATGCCCGTCCCTGGGCCGACCATAATCATTTTCGCGTGCGGATCTTCCGGAACAGTGAAGCCGTGCGACTTGTGAACAAACACGCGGACAGTACTGCCGATTGCCATTCGATCCGAGAACATTGTCGACGCGACACCTTTTCGGATCCGATTGCGAAACTCCCAACCAACGCGACCAACCGTGAGATGAACTTGATTCGGATGAGCTTTGAGAGAGCTGCTGATTGAGTACAACCGAGGCTTCATCGTGGATAGAGAAGCTGTCAGTTCCTCGGCGGTCAGTTTCGCTGATCCAAATTGCCGCAAGAGATCCAGCACATCCCAGCCGCTGATGTCTTCGTCATCATCGATGTAGTGCTCAAGAAGTTTCGCCTCACTCAAATTCCCACACTTACCAATCATCGCCGCAAGCAAATCTTCAGTGATCTCAGTCAGGCAATAGTGGTCAGTGAGGGCTTCCACGAGCGGCACAGACTTGCCATCGATCGCGACGGTCTCATCACCGGTGGCTCGCAATTCGTTAATAATCTCAGTAACGAGTTCTGAACAGTTGGTCGGGTAGACCCCAAGCGAGTCACCAACTTCATAAGTGATGCCACTCCCGGTCAAATCGATCTCAACGTGAGAGGTTCTCTTTGCAGAGTCGCTTCCATTGAGATTTCGAATGGCCGCAATCTTGGCCGGAAACGGATTTGCGCGGGTGTATCCCTGTTCTGCCGCAGTTCCGTTCGAAGCGGTTCCGTTACCGTTCGTTGCAGGACTCTTGCCGTTTGAGGCTCCGACGGAATTGGCGTTCAGCGAAACGAGTTCCTTGAGCTTCTTAGCCGTCGCAGACCCCCCAGGCGAGCAGAGTTTCAAACTCTTCTCTTCTCCGTTCACGATCGCTTCAGCATAGCGTTGACAGTCGTACCCGCACGAACCGCAATCGAGTTGTGCCATCGCCGCCATCAGTTGACGCTCGACAGGACGATCTTTCGCCATCTCAAGGCGTTCGTCCATCTCAATGGACGGATCATGCCAGGGATAATCTTCTTCCTCGACTTCTTCTTCGGGAGCAAGGGGAATTGCATCCATCACAGACAAGGCGCCACCCTGATCTTGGATACCGAGCCATCCCGACAGAAATCCATCAAGCCACGCTCGCTGTTCTTCGGAAAACGGAGCACTTTCAGGAAGCAAGGAGACAGGGGGCATGATCGTCCTCCAAATTTCGTAGTACAAACTTAATTCTGTGACGTGTTATAAAATTCTTCAGGGATCAATTCGTTCACTAAGTTGCATGCACCAGCGGTTCGACAATTGAACGAAGGTCTTCCAGTTCGTGTCGATTCGCGAATTGAGCAAACGTTTCGCCTGACTCTCGCTGATCGAGATAGTATTGAAGCAACCGCTCAATCAGGGGGGGAATGTCTGAAAACGCTACACCGGCGTACAACTGACGGCCGATTGCCTGAGCAAATGAATAACCGCCACCCACGACGATTTCGTAGCCCTCAACCATTTCTTCGCCCTCTTCGACTTTCGTCCCGCGCATTCCGATGTCGCCAATGTAATGCTGAGCGCAACTGTTCGGGCATCCGGTGAAGTGGAGGTTAATCGGGACATCTAAATCGATTCGCTCTTCCAAATAGTTGGCCAGATACATCGCCTGACCTTTCGTATCTGCCGCAGCGAATTTGCACCCCTTGTTCCCCGTGCATGCCACGAGTCCGCTGCGAATGGAAGATGCACTCCAGTCGAGTCCGAGGTCGACGATCTCCTGCTTGACAGCTTCAAGATCTGCTTCGTCGATGTCCGGAAGGATGAGGTTCTGCCAGACGGTCAATCGAATTCGACCTGAGCCGTATTTCTCAGCGATACGCGCCAGCCCACGCGTCTGATTACTCGTCGACCGACCGACTGGAAAAATGACTCCGACGTAATACTTGTTGTCTTGTTTCTGTGGATGAACGCCAACATGAGCCCATCGATCCGGCGGGAGTGGATCAACAAACCGTTCGGATTCCACGCGGGGCAGGGTGCGCCCCATCTCCTCCTCAACAGCTTTCAGGAACTTCTCGAATCCCCAATCATCGAGAACATACTTCAGCCGGGCTTTCTCTCGATCGGTCCGGTCTCCCGATCTCAGAAAAACTCTCAGTACAGCATCCGCGACAGGCACACAATCTTCGTGTCGTAACAGAACACCGGTTGAACGTGCGAAGTCTTCGTGACCGGTGATCCCCCCCAACGCCAACCGAAAATAGACTCCGGCAGGA harbors:
- a CDS encoding sulfite reductase subunit alpha, with the translated sequence MPPVSLLPESAPFSEEQRAWLDGFLSGWLGIQDQGGALSVMDAIPLAPEEEVEEEDYPWHDPSIEMDERLEMAKDRPVERQLMAAMAQLDCGSCGYDCQRYAEAIVNGEEKSLKLCSPGGSATAKKLKELVSLNANSVGASNGKSPATNGNGTASNGTAAEQGYTRANPFPAKIAAIRNLNGSDSAKRTSHVEIDLTGSGITYEVGDSLGVYPTNCSELVTEIINELRATGDETVAIDGKSVPLVEALTDHYCLTEITEDLLAAMIGKCGNLSEAKLLEHYIDDDEDISGWDVLDLLRQFGSAKLTAEELTASLSTMKPRLYSISSSLKAHPNQVHLTVGRVGWEFRNRIRKGVASTMFSDRMAIGSTVRVFVHKSHGFTVPEDPHAKMIMVGPGTGIAPFRAFLQERQARKAAGENWLFFGDQKESCDFLYRDELESLRGSGLLGQLDVAFSRDQQEKVYVQDRMRERGAELWQWLDSGAYFFVCGDAKRMAVDVDRTLREIACEHGGLSEADAAAFLSGLAKEKRYCRDVY
- a CDS encoding NirA family protein; the encoded protein is MASEKEFTESQKNFLQGFAMGSDVARKVQGLPIISNSGIAGVQRGGPPGLALELGPQGAKITDSSSSPEDVQTVAQNQFLNAGKKLSKEEKAKREKDPFSMWAEMREAAAEDKYPKGDDVFLYKFHGLFYVAPNQNSFMCRLRIAGGDLSSWQLRGVADLADRCGGGYVDLTTRANLQIREIPASRGCELLEGLVDLGLVNKGSGADNVRNITCSATSGIDPRELCETLPLAKAMHHHILNTRDLYRLPRKFNISFDGGGEIPTLDETNDLAFQAVTVTEEFASEELPAGVYFRLALGGITGHEDFARSTGVLLRHEDCVPVADAVLRVFLRSGDRTDREKARLKYVLDDWGFEKFLKAVEEEMGRTLPRVESERFVDPLPPDRWAHVGVHPQKQDNKYYVGVIFPVGRSTSNQTRGLARIAEKYGSGRIRLTVWQNLILPDIDEADLEAVKQEIVDLGLDWSASSIRSGLVACTGNKGCKFAAADTKGQAMYLANYLEERIDLDVPINLHFTGCPNSCAQHYIGDIGMRGTKVEEGEEMVEGYEIVVGGGYSFAQAIGRQLYAGVAFSDIPPLIERLLQYYLDQRESGETFAQFANRHELEDLRSIVEPLVHAT